A part of Procambarus clarkii isolate CNS0578487 chromosome 21, FALCON_Pclarkii_2.0, whole genome shotgun sequence genomic DNA contains:
- the LOC138367215 gene encoding mediator of RNA polymerase II transcription subunit 13-like → MRETRSQTRRQQEQQQQQHRQASTHVSMPSTSGYHNNSHPGMGEALPPGTTNSDGGSDNSLKMKVVMKQPESKTCKKRDRKRLATATTTTTGTNTNTTRASSSSSSSTTTTTISR, encoded by the coding sequence ATGAGGGAAACCAGAAGTCAGACAAGACgacaacaggagcagcaacagcaacaacacagaCAGGCAAGCACACACGTGAGTATGCCTAGCACATCTGGCTACCACAACAACTCCCACCCTGGTATGGGTGAGGCTCTTCCCCCGGGGACTACCAACAGTGATGGCGGGAGTGACAATTCATTAAAGATGAAGGTGGTTATGAAACAGCCAGAAAGCAAAACATGTAAGAAACGGGACAGGAAACGACTTGCAACAGCAACTACAACGACAACAggaacaaacacaaacacaacgagagcatcatcatcatcatcatcatcgaccacaacaacaacaatcagccGATAA
- the LOC138367214 gene encoding cysteine-rich, acidic integral membrane protein-like yields MGGDPQKLDDSFLIMCSGVSVCTDVTGCTGSTVGTDVTECTGGTVCTDVTECTGGTVCTDVTECTGGTVGTDVTECTGGTVCTDVTECTGGTVCTDVTECTGGTVGTDVTECTGGTVCTDVTECTGGTVCTDVTECTGGTVCTDVTECTGGTVCTDVTECTGGTVGTDVTECTGGTVCTDVTECTGGTVCTDVTECTGGTVCTDVTECTGGTVCTDVTECTGGTVCTDVTECTGGTVCTDVTECTGGTVCTDVTECTGGTVCTDVTGCTGGTVCTDVTECTGGTVCTDVTECTGGTVCTDVTECTGGTVGTDVTECTGGTVCTDVTECTGGTVCTDVTECTGGTVCTDVTECTGGTVCTDVTGCTGGTVGTDVTGCTGGTVCTDVTGCTGGTVGTDVTGCTGGTVCTDVTGCTGGTVCTDVTECTGGTVCTDVTGCTGGTVGTGVTGCTGGTVCTDVTGCTGGTVCTDVTGCTGGTVCTDVTGCTGGTVCTDVTECTGGTVGTGVTGCTGGTVCTDVTECTGGTVCTDVTGCTGGTVGTGVTGCTGGTVCTDVTGCTGGTVCTDVTGCTGGTVCTDVTGCTGGTVCTDVTECTGGTVGTGVTGCTGGTVCTDVMGSLLYQLSYTMTACDASPCTRLWSLWVRAALKIHLYFSADPITNCSRED; encoded by the exons atgggaggggatccacagaaacttgacgactctttccTGAtta tgtgctctggtgtttctgtgtgcaccgatgttactgggtgcactgggagTACTGTGGGCACCGATGTTACTGAGTGCACTGGGGGTACTGTGTGCACCGATGTTACTGAGTGCACTGGGGGTACTGTGTGCACCGATGTTACTGAGTGCACTGGTGGTACTGTGGGCACCGATGTTACTGAGtgcactggtggtactgtgtgcacCGATGTTACTGAGTGCACTGGGGGTACTGTGTGCACCGATGTTACTGAGTGCACTGGGGGTACTGTGGGCACCGATGTTACTGAGtgcactggtggtactgtgtgcacCGATGTTACTGAGTGCACTGGGGGTACTGTGTGCACCGATGTTACTGAGTGCACTGGGGGTACTGTGTGCACCGATGTTACTGAGTGCACTGGGGGTACTGTGTGCACCGATGTTACTGAGTGCACTGGGGGTACTGTGGGCACCGATGTTACTGAGtgcactggtggtactgtgtgcacCGATGTTACTGAGTGCACTGGGGGTACTGTGTGCACCGATGTTACTGAGtgcactggtggtactgtgtgcacCGATGTTACTGAGTGCACTGGGGGTACTGTGTGCACCGATGTTACTGAGTGCACTGGGGGTACTGTGTGCACCGATGTTACTGAGTGCACTGGGGGTACTGTGTGCACCGATGTTACTGAGtgcactggtggtactgtgtgcacCGATGTTACTGAGTGCACTGGGGGTACTGTGTGCACcgatgttactgggtgcactgggggTACTGTGTGCACCGATGTTACTGAGTGCACTGGGGGTACTGTGTGCACCGATGTTACTGAGTGCACTGGGGGTACTGTGTGCACCGATGTTACTGAGTGCACTGGGGGTACTGTGGGCACCGATGTTACTGAGtgcactggtggtactgtgtgcacCGATGTTACTGAGTGCACTGGGGGTACTGTGTGCACCGATGTTACTGAGTGCACTGGGGGTACTGTGTGCACCGATGTTACTGAGTGCACTGGGGGTACTGTGTGCACcgatgttactgggtgcactgggggTACTGTGGGCACcgatgttactgggtgcactggtggtactgtgtgcaccgatgttactgggtgcactgggggTACTGTGGGCACcgatgttactgggtgcactgggggtactgtgtgcaccgatgttactgggtgcactggtggtactgtgtgcacCGATGTTACTGAGTGCACTGGGGGTACTGTGTGCACcgatgttactgggtgcactgggggTACTGTGGGCaccggtgttactgggtgcactggtggtactgtgtgcaccgatgttactgggtgcactggtggtactgtgtgcaccgatgttactgggtgcactgggggtactgtgtgcaccgatgttactgggtgcactgggggTACTGTGTGCACCGATGTTACTGAGTGCACTGGGGGTACTGTGGGCaccggtgttactgggtgcactggtggtactgtgtgcacCGATGTTACTGAGTGCACTGGGGGTACTGTGTGCACcgatgttactgggtgcactgggggTACTGTGGGCaccggtgttactgggtgcactggtggtactgtgtgcaccgatgttactgggtgcactggtggtactgtgtgcaccgatgttactgggtgcactgggggtactgtgtgcaccgatgttactgggtgcactgggggTACTGTGTGCACCGATGTTACTGAGTGCACTGGGGGTACTGTGGGCaccggtgttactgggtgcactggtggtactgtgtgcacCGATGTTATGGGATCATTGTTGTATCAGCTGTCATATACCATGACAGCTTGTGATGCATCACCTTGTACCAGACTCTG GTCGCTATGGGTGCGGGCGGCTTTAAAGATCCATCTGTACTTCTCTGCTGATCCCATAACCAATTGTAGTAGAGaagattag